cggatcatctgtctccagacccccctgtcctctacatctgcctctttcacaccaactatctgcatgtcttccctcaccacatccataaacctcctccttggtcttcctcttttcctccttcctggtggctccatcctcagcattctcctactgatataccccatgtccctcctctgcacatgtccaaaccatctcaatctcaccttcctcaccttgtcttcaaaacgtcctacatgcgctttccctctaataaacttgtttctaatcctgtccattgtcgtcactgccaatgaacatctcaacatcttcagctctgctacctccagctccgcctcctgtcttttactcaatgccactgtctctaatccatacaaaatctcaggtctcaccacagtcctataaactttcccttttactctcacagatactctgctatcacaaatcactcctgctatcactcttctccacccactccaccctgcctgcactcttttcttcacttctttaacacactctccattactctgcactgttgaccccaggtacctgaacttctccaccttctccacctcttctccctgtaactgcACCCCTCCGCCgtcctccctcttattcacacatgtactctgtcttagtCAGTAGGAGCTGACCTCGTCCGTTAAACTGTCCATTActattgcaaacaggaaagggctcagagccaatccttgatgcagtccaacctccaccttgaaccagtctgtcgttctgTACATTTCCAGTTTATTCCCTTTAATTCCTATGGTAAAGTTCCAGTCGTGAAAATTCTCAGAATTTGCAACTCTACGTAGCCTAGGTTATATTtaggattttaactcatgatcTTCTGATGGTAGAGTGAAATCTTTTTGGAGTCCCTGTACAgtgcatttaaaattattaaatcaatCGATTTGGTTCTTTTTGCCAAAATCTAAAAATGAGTGGCCTAAATGAACTCTGCATGGACAAGAACTTTCACATTAATGAGCGTAATTGTTCATATCCATTCTCCTCCCACtctttattttaagtttttgcAGTTTTTGGTGCACCCTGGAATCCTGGTGTACCTCGAGGCATCTCTAGTCTGTGACCCGTGACCCTTTTTGGCAAGCTACCCAAAAATAATCACGTTCCTTGTCTTCACATGTATTTGTGTTGAATGAATACACAATATTTGGTCTTTCTGAATAGCATATTCATTATTTGCACTCTttcgcactcacacacacacacacacacacacacacacacacacacacacacacacacatacacaaacacatcgcTGCTGTTATCCTGTTTAATAGAGTTGATGCAGAAGGTGAACTAGATTCTGGCTTCAGTTCTGTGAATAGCCATATGTCTGAGTTTTGCTTCTCTGACTCTGGCAAAATACAGCTGGAGCTAAACCAAAACACCACAACTGCATTGtttcacactgaaacacacacacaccacccaaaGCATATGCTGTATTCCAAACATACTATTTCttcaaccatatgtggttcttcccaaaaatgttaccacaaagtttaagGAGCACGATTTTATTGAACCTTTTGGATGTTGGAGGATGAACTaggtgacccaaacctgttccaaagccccgttgcacaaagccagctccatgtagaTATATTTTACACgagtttgaagtggaagatctcctgctgtagagctccaaacctattgaacatctcacctacatcagtacctgtctttaccAATACCCTGaagtctgaatgaatctcacacataTCTCCACAAagatctaatggaacatcttcccagtagagtggatGATATTATTACAGGACTAAATGTAAGATTAGATGTTAAATgggatcttatggtcaggtgtccacaaacttgtgtcGATttatagtagtattttataCATAGAAATTAATGAGAAGgtgttatttataaatatgtttttctcaAAGCAGAACATTGATTCTAATAACTCCAGCCCAGTCTTATTAACATTTTAGCAGGAAAGACTTTATAAATCCGGTACACAGCTGTGCCACTGTGGCGTCAGGTGTTTGACTCATCCCCCCGCCGTCTCCCAACAAAACCCATACCGCTTGTAGTTTCCAAAGCAGTGTGTGTAATCATTTCGGAGTTGTTTTCATTGGTGCGACCCGCAGAGGATCAGACGTCGTTCCAGTCCGTTTGAGGCTTTGATTATTTGGAGCCATGAGAAATATAAAAACGGAAAACAAAAGCCGGGGTCTGGTTAATTCCACCAGAAGTGCTGATGGGTATTGTGTGTCGTGGCATGTCCCACAGGCAAGCTGACACATGTCGGTTAATGAGTCTGGAATTGCTGTAATTGTGCGTCACGAACGCCGTCGGAGACGAATGGGAAACGACTCGATGCGTCTGATGACACTTTTTTGCACGGGAAGCAAAACGCTGCACGAATAAGAGCCCTCATTTACCACAGTGTGTGTAGAACGAGTTTATCGGTTCTGCATATTCTGAATGGCTCTGGGTATTAACAAAGATTGCTGTATATGTTAAACAGATTTAGAAAAGGCCGGTATTTGCAACACCAAAAGGTCAAAGATGAACTCTGACAGTGAAGTGGAGATAATGTTCTACCTGCATctacatcaggggtcaccaacatttTTACTGTGAGGGACacgtcatttttcttttttaatcgcAGCAGAAAATGACATGGGCcggagtgactaccagtattattgtgaagattttataatgatttcaaatgtatttattacgcCTTCTAATGcttaattagtttattatttagttcTGCACCGTACAGACAAATGAACGCTACTTTCCCACAGATACTTcgcctattaaaagagcatttttACTatcacaattaaattttttcataTTCGTTGCAATTGAAATCAGAAAATTTACTTGCGTAAACATATGCATgtggttggtgggtgaatctaacaaataattaatcTTCGCCAATAACTAAAGGTTGACAGCTAGGTCGGATCGTTCTTGCCGATCAACGATTATTTAACCAATTAGGTttagatttaaatataattttttttatataaatactgaattaaaaaaaacaacaaaccagtaaaatagtactgaattttattacaaaaataaacagaactaAATCATGATCATgtgctaaagaaaataaatatgaatacattcattaataaatagaattatgtaatgaataaatgataaataatttatataatattgcaCACTCTGTGCAGCAATTTCAAATTTAGGGAAATTTTTGTTTCAAAGCCAACTCAGGGAGCAGAAATCTTTATCTCTGTATCTGGTCTAAGGCACCATAAGCTGCCTTTAGCAAAATTACTTACAtaaatgcatgtttcttttatttttcagacaggAACGTACGCTATCGTGGCTGCTTCAGAAGGCCGGACAACACAACCGCGGCGTCTCTGGTCCGCATGGTTCAGCCGAACCGTACGTCCCAGACGTGTGTCGAGGCCTGCATGGACAAGGTGTCGCTTCCTCACCCCTTTTTCTCCACAATCAGCCATTTTTCTGCTTCCGTCCCTGGAAGAAGAGCATCGATCACCCTTTCCCCTGTCATTCTTGCTCACTTAGATTTCTGTGGGTTAGATATTTTCTGCTTCAGCCAGTCTGAAAACAATCCGCTTTGTTTAAACATTAACGTGGCTCTTAAGACAATCAATTACGGCTCTAATCAATTGTGCACGCCGCATGCCGAGTGGTGTTATTCCGAAGTAATTGGAGAACCTGCGGTTAGATGCTAATGCTTTGCTACGCTCTGCCCACTGGGTCAATTGATTGTCAACCGAGAAACTAATTTTTGGGTTTGCAAGAGCTTTCTGCTAATAGGatccaaaaataaatgcaagACGATCCACAGAAAGGGTGAAGAGCTCTGTAATATGGGTGAAGATCTCAGATAAATGTGTTTAGAACATACCACATAACTGAAGAGCCTTATATGGTtatttctcctcctcttttccatCAATAGGAGTTCCCCTTAGCCATGCTGAGCGTTCCGGGGTGTTTCTGTGGCTACGTTACCCCATCGTTCTCCCTTCACGATCCAATCAATGAAGAGCACTGTGCTCAGATCAACAGCAGCCTGATGACCAGCACATCACAGCCCTACTTCCTGCAGGTTTATCAGACCCCTGTGCAGGGTAAGAACCATGCAGAGTTCTAATCAAACACATTCTCCTGAGAGCGATCATGTATTACAGCCTGGTGCAAAAGTTTCTACCCccaatgaaacaaataaacacaagaaATAGtgttatccttttttttttaattattatttattttatcctgttaAAGTTACAATTAATATTGTAGAATACCAATGAAGcaagttcctgttatcactgagTTTTAGAGCAGCTATCGTGCAACATTTTGACAAAAGCATTACTTCATTTCTGACATGGAAGATGCACAAGTTTTGGATACAAACACGgggtgtatattatatacaaataacttttttttaaagtcacagagttaaaaaataacaaaacagcCTTGCAAGTAGGCCCAGACAAatacaaaagaacaaaagtagTCGCAAAACTAGGGAtattcaaaagtattggaacagatGAATGGACATAACGGAGGATCCTCAAAGCGGCCTGAAAAACTCGAGTCGAAAGAAGGCAAAGATCAGTAAAAAGcggaacaaatatatatatatatatattattttgataCAATAATTTTGTATGCACGATtcaagaaatgatgtgtgttatgttatggaTGAATGTGCAGCacctgtagggggcgtggcctcagtaaccctgcagtaaATGTGTTGTGTGCATATGAAATTTAACTGGTATTGCATTAAATATGGTTGTTTTAATCAACATTATCctgaaaaaccttttttttaacttaattcCTGGTTTATTTCCATAATTGCATTAATTTCCATATATTCCCATAgcaagtttccagtcttgaaatttGTCTGAATTTCGCAACCGTCTTCCAAAGTTTTCAACAACATTCTAGGTGCATGATGTGTATGATTAAGAACATTTTAGCTACATTTCCACACCCTTGCAATCCTCAGTTAAGTTTCTAGCAGCGTATGACGGGTCTGTTTATTTCTTAATGTAATGATAACGCAGTGTTTCTCATGCAGACTCCAGATGCACAGAGCGAAGGTTCCTACCGGAAAAATCTAGCCACTTGGTGGCCCTGTCCAGTTTCCCCGGAGCGGGAAATACCTGGGTGCGACATCTGATTGAGCTCGCGACTGGATACTACACAGGAAGCTACTACTTTGATGGCACACTTTATAACAGAGGTAAATcctgacatttttttcctttttttaaatgcatttgttttactgtaatatacagtatatttggaaaaaatattgctggatctgtgatgatcacaaatgttgagctcagtagctcctacttttataccaaagactgtaaaaagaacatttacttataatcttatactccagtaatcatgttagttctcactctccagtgttctgtattgttgaaagatttatgttcaaactcttgatgtcacccaaatgaggatgggttccccttttgagtctggttcctctcaaggtttcttcctcataacatctaaaggagtttttccttgccacagtcaccacggctgctcatcagggataaatacacaccattcaccttcactgttgatttctgtaaagctgctttgagacaatgtctgttgtaaaaagcgctatagaaataaacttgaacttgacttgacacagtTTTCTTGTCAGTGTTTCTGGaaaaaagtattaggacacctgactttcctggccatatgtggttcctccccacgTACTGTATATTAGAGGCGCACACAATTGTCTACaatgcctttggatgcagttgcaataaattctcccttcacttacactaagagacccaaacctgtttcagcatgaagatatactttacatgggtttggagtggaagatctcctgctatagagctcaaaccctattgagcaTGATAAACtggaacaatgactgcaccccaggcctcctcaactcgtctacatcggtacctgactttactaacacccaaacacactccataatctggtggaacatcttcctagaacagtggcggttattataactgcaaattgggactgaatgtggatTGGGGTGTTCCGAAAGCACATATCGATCCTCTAGCCAGGTGTCCGAAAACCATTTTTCCCTATATAGTGTATGCATCTGAAGaacctaaattttttttttcaccctgaTCTTCTTGAACAACTGATTTGTATGAATGCTAGATTTGTTTATTGACCCAAATGTTAGTAACAGGTCACAATTTTGAATATCTACAGCTCCTGGTTTGGTTCACTTTCTTCATTTGagtccataaacctccttcttagtcttcctcttttcctccttcctggtggcttcatcctcagcattctcctactgatataccccatgtccctcctctgcacatgtccaaaccatctcaatcacaccttcctcaccttgtctccaaaacgtcctacatgcactgtccctctaataaactcatttctaatcctgttcttatcaagagccttgctcaggggtccagaAGTGGCAACGTGGtgtgggattttaactcacaaccttttgcACCAAAGTCcagtgtcttaaccactaagctcccaCCTTTGCCATTGGCTTGTACATTAGAAGTAAAAATAGAGACcaatttatacatacatatttgcaatctatttatttctgtaaatctgctttgggacagtgttaaaatataaactttataaaaagtgctttaagcaaaattaaaataaatgtaacaggatctgtaatgaaaattattttataaattaatagtAAATTTAGCATGAAAAAATTTAGCAAATTGTAGcagtaaataattaataaataaataataaaaaatgctaatgcaATCATGAAATACcttaaatattgttaaaatgcaataaattgtaataaaatacaatatatatatatatatatatttatttaagaacaatacattctaaaatatataataataatttttcaaccaaataattaattaaaagatagatactaaaacaatttttttattaaaacaactataaacacacacacacacacacacacacacacaaaaaaaaaaaatatatatatatatatatatatatatatatatatatatatatatatatatatatataatatacatttggGTAAAGCAAGGAGACCTACAGTAGCTGAAAGTCGTGACCTGGGCAAAAAGTCAAACACTTGCTCAGATGCGTCACTGCCCCGATCTCATTTGTCTGGCGTGTGAAGCTGCATTACTCAGATTACTTGGAACGGCGTGTATTTGGATCGAAACGTGGCGTGGAGATTTCGCCCGCGTCTTTCTTGGCGTCACATCTCAAACCTTTCTCCTTCTGTTCAGGCTTCAAGGGCGAGAAGGATTACTGGAAAAGTGGACGCACCATCTGCGTGAAGACGCACGAGAGCGGCAAGCGGGACATCGAGATGTACGACTCGGCCGTCTTGCTGATCAGAAACCCGTACCGCTCTCTCACGGCCGAGTTCAACCGCAAATGTGCCGGACATCTCGGCTACGCTTCGGACCAGCACTGGAAGAGCAAAGGTATCGCTGTCATGGCAAATTCCATCATTGTTTCATTAGGTTTTGCTTTCGAAGAGGGTCCCATTAGGTTCCAGGAAAAAAGTTATATTGTTTTAATACGTAATGTTTTCTGTAGTAACAActaatacattttctatattgattatggaaggagtctccagtcagCACTTTGTATCCATTTATGCTTTgagttttttccatttttgctTCAAGTGGAAGTGGAAATATCTAAAAGCTTGTGGGATCTACAATAACTTAAGTTCTAATTACTACACGATTTACagactaaagtattgggacaccagccaTCGCTAtttctaaaatctagtggaacatcttcccagaagagtggaggtttttttaaGAGGAAATGGAGAGTAGATGTGGGAATggatggttaggtgtccacaaacttttatctcTTCAGGGTATAACTGTTGAATGGACATATACAGTAGGTCGTACTTTTTTAGCCCTTTATAGTTACAATTATTAATTCATCACTAATTGATttgcaaaaacagcaaaattCTCAGTGGGTTTTGATTCTTACGTCTTGCCTCGATCGATCTCAGTAATGTGAAAGGGATACTTTACACACGTCTGAGATGAAGAACGATTAACCAGATATTTGTCTCCGTGTTTGTGCAGAATGGCCCGAGTTTGTCGGCAGTTACGCCTCCTGGTGGGCGTCTCACGTCCTAGACTGGCTTCGGTTTGGCCGAAAGCTCCTGGTGCTTCATTATGAAGAGCTGCAGGGATCTTTGGTGCCCAAGCTCCGCTCAGTTATCTCCTTCCTCAATGTCAGCACCAGTGAGGAACGCCTCCTGTGCGCCGAAACCAACAAGGACGGCCATTTCAAGCGCTCCGGAGCTCACCGGCCCACCTTTGACCCCTTCACCCCGGACATGAGAAAGCTGATTGACAGTTATATCAAGGTGGTGGATCAGGCGCTCAGACAGAACAACCACACCGGCCTGCCTCAGGAGTACATCCCGAGATGATAAGGGTTATTTCATCAGTGCCGTTAAGTTTTCCCTTCAACTAAGGGAAGTGAAGGGCTTTATTCAGGAGAAATATCGGTTCTGGTTTTGGAGCTCGGTccggattttatttattttttttccagtttaacTCAGCACTCAGCAGAACTCAGTCACGCTTCAGGTTGCCGTGCAGATTCATTAAAGATTCAGTCTCATCAGATTCCGACTAACATCCATAGGAAGAGCGTTGAGTGTTAGTCCAGGAGGAAGCGGATGTCGATAACATGTATAGCATTTTCTACAGGtttcatttaatacattttgcttAGTCTCCGAAATGTTTTCAGTGTAATTATAtgtcattttttcaataaaatagtgATTAAAAAGTGATGTCAACTGACTACATTCATctattctacaaaaaaaaggatcagATTTATTACACTGATACTAAATCGAATGAGTGTGTTCCTtgtgtttttatgcaacaaactcgattaaagaaaaacactaaagaaCTGAACAGTGAATGAATTGAAGAGAGTTCTGTAGACAGAtgacaggagagaagatgtgatcagactccctcacccaaacactcacacatggaggtgaaagATTATtcgtttggggttgttttggagcagagaaggttctggaaagtgaaccaacatggctcccgttccacacttcaacaccaaacagttccgtctggactccGGCTCATCAGgaccgacttcaccgtacaagaCAATGAGCAGaagttctgtaagtgttatttagagaacaaacttcttcttcttctttcggctgctcccattaggggtcgccacagtgtatcatccgtctccataccaccctgtcctctacatctgcctctttcaccccaactacctgcatgtcttccctcaccacatccataaacctcctccttggtcttcctcttttccttcttcctggtggctccatcctcagcattctcctactgatataccacatgtccctcctctgtacatgtccaaaccatctcaatctcacctccctcaccttgtctccaaaacgtcctacatgcgctgtccctctaataaactcatttctaattctgtccatcgtcgtcactcccaacgaaaatctcaacatcttcagctctgccacctccagctccacctcctgtcttttactcaatgccactgtctctaatccatacaacatctcaggtctcaccacagtcctataaactttccctttcactctcacagatactcttctatcacaaatcactcctgctatcactcttctaaacccactccaccctgcctgcactcttttcttcacttctctaacacactctccattactttacataTTTAGAGAACAAACAGTGGAGTGATATTaatcatggaacgacctgcccagtcaccgcacctaaatccttttgaactgctctgggatgaactggatcacaagaaatgAATCTCCAATCTCTGAATGTTTTTGGAGAAATTAACTgtccggatgctgagagtgtgtaaagtgtgtaaatgcTAACAGAGgatttttaattgaaaattaaatggaccatctgaacatttatagatttgttttggTCAAAGTCAATCTTTATCGCGTTACATTatcgagtttgttgcatagaaatgaaaggaacatgcacatgtATCATACCATACAACCAAACCATAAAAGATTTTTCTACAGGCTCTGAATGAGTAGGAGACTTAATTATGGATCCAAATTGGACCTAAAGACCTTCACTGAAGACCTGACGTGACCCCGTTGATGTGTGCTGCTGATACAGGCGGAGCACACCTATACAACTGGTAGGTCAAAATGTGgtttttcaccaaactgttcccacaaatttggaggtacacaaatgtgtaggacgtctttggatgtggtggcatAAATGTTCTCCCTTTATTTGAAcctggagacccaaaacctttccagcatgacaaagcccctgtgcacaaagccagctccatgaagatatatgggttgaagaggaagatcttctgctatagagctccaaagcTATTGAACATCATGAATGTGAACAGTGACTGCACTTCAGGCTTCTTAtgcttcctcacctacatcagtacctgactttaacacccttgtggctgaatgaatcttcacaaatctccaaactctagtggaacatcatcccagaagagtagagattATTATgccagcaaatggggactacatgtggaacaggatgttctAAATGCACAAATCTAATGGTGAAGTTTCCACAAACGTTCGTCTATATAGCATATGAGACAACAGCAGTGGTCACTCCACAGCCACAGGAAACCAACTACAAGCCATACAAGTGACTTGTCAAGCGTCAGTGTGTACACAAGGCTTTCCAATGCCGCTTTTACAAACACAAGGTGTCAACTGATATGAGAAGTTCAGCCATCATCCAGTCAGCTCTCAGGAACAGGGAGTCAAGAACAGGATTGTTCTGTCATGCACAACACAAACCAGTACAAACAGAGCAAAACCAACAAGATGGCTTGTCTTTGCTACACAAACATCCCAAAGGACCCACATGTTGATTCAACCTACTTACTGAAACCTTTTCAAACATGATCTGGGCTGCTCTAATAAACAGACTGGTGCTAGCATCCACCGCTAATCCTTGCTAAGCAGATAAGCGAGATGACGCTCCGATCCAGATGTGTCTAAATGTCACGTTAGGTAGCACAGCTGCATGGACTGGAAAACAGGACCGGTGTGAGATTATAGATTAATAGATTGCAGAATCTCTAGTGACGTGTAAGGAAAAATGTGTGGAAATGGAAACAAGGTAAGGAAGATGTTTGGACACACCctgatgattttatattttacacagttttataatactattaaaaataaatataaataatattattttggaCAGTTACGACTTTTTATATAATTCCTGTATTATTTGTACAGaggtcctaagaggccatgcattataaaaaaaactaatttcttgTTTTCTAATGATCATGACTTAATGAGCATGAACATGCTCTTATactgaatacacagaaaaattaaaTCATGATCTCGTGGGAACAATCATTATGCTGAGATCACGaaaaaattaagttgtgatcaccagaaaacaagaaataaagaaaaataaaataaatgtcaataaatgttattttatatatatatatatatatatatatatatatatatatatatatatatatatatatatatatatatatatatatatagtatataaaatacatggCCTCCTAGGACTTCCATATATTTGCCTTTTGaaccaattttatttaaaaaaaaataataaaatgtgttgcaTGGAACTTTTCTT
The DNA window shown above is from Silurus meridionalis isolate SWU-2019-XX chromosome 12, ASM1480568v1, whole genome shotgun sequence and carries:
- the LOC124395051 gene encoding WSC domain-containing protein 1, whose product is MAKPFYRLQRFLRRTQLLFLFLGVAYLMAGSVLLLQRSGLVVSQRDSSFPPPSLPSPPRALEAPALRTGHGVMGSRLGSKAYQVGQSDDGSEAQWLLTRNQEIRHLRRRWFHSLMSEQDTKRIERVTPKRKVRHKGSYVGCFMDDAKDRTLKGMVFYDFRKMTSTLCQDTCTESGYQYAGLEYGSECYCGNRIAGARMKEEDCNLDCKGEKGFICGGVARLSVYKVEEVLPSQRRYRNVRYRGCFRRPDNTTAASLVRMVQPNRTSQTCVEACMDKEFPLAMLSVPGCFCGYVTPSFSLHDPINEEHCAQINSSLMTSTSQPYFLQVYQTPVQDSRCTERRFLPEKSSHLVALSSFPGAGNTWVRHLIELATGYYTGSYYFDGTLYNRGFKGEKDYWKSGRTICVKTHESGKRDIEMYDSAVLLIRNPYRSLTAEFNRKCAGHLGYASDQHWKSKEWPEFVGSYASWWASHVLDWLRFGRKLLVLHYEELQGSLVPKLRSVISFLNVSTSEERLLCAETNKDGHFKRSGAHRPTFDPFTPDMRKLIDSYIKVVDQALRQNNHTGLPQEYIPR